A genome region from Arachis duranensis cultivar V14167 chromosome 6, aradu.V14167.gnm2.J7QH, whole genome shotgun sequence includes the following:
- the LOC107493736 gene encoding uncharacterized protein LOC107493736 yields the protein MVNYQKYWVNFDRCTPEFRKCLDELFLDIAFSQPGVKNQIRCPCPKCNNFMFKFRNKVHHHVRQWGIVTSYKTWVHHGEILQDTSTIDVSSLNEIDCERENDSATYKMLYNIFRGETLGETPRDFATNVDENIEEEPHQGAKRFQRLMRDYEQSLYPDSGISRLSFIVKLFQMKCRYGWSNNSVDALLLFLKSIFPKENSCPTSFYDARKVIRDLGLDYEKIDACVNDCILFRGQAYAGLDECPKCKQSRWVKGRGNEKDNLRKKVPQKTLRYFPLKPRLQRIFMCEEQREQ from the coding sequence ATGGTCAATTACCAGAAATATTGGGTTAATTTTGATAGGTGTACTCCTGAGTTTAGAAAGTGCCTCGATGAATTATTTTTGGATATTGCCTTCTCTCAACCCGGTGTGAAAAATCAAATACGTTGTCCTTGTCCCAAATGCAACAATTTTATgttcaaatttagaaataaagttCATCATCATGTGCGCCAATGGGGGATAGTGACCTCTTATAAAACATGGGTGCATCATGGTGAGATACTTCAAGATACATCCACTATAGATGTGTCTAGTCTAAATGAAATTGATTGTGAAAGGGAGAATGATTCTGCCACTTATAAGATGTTGTATAACATCTTTAGAGGAGAAACACTAGGGGAGACGCCGAGAGATTTCGCTACCAACGTAGATGAAAATATAGAAGAAGAACCTCATCAAGGGGCAAAGAGGTTCCAGAGGCTAATGAGGGATTATGAGCAAAGCCTGTATCCGGACAGTGGGATATCAAGGTTATCTTTCATTGTCAAGTTGTTTCAAATGAAATGTCGCTATGGATGGAGCAACAATTCAGTTGATGCTTTGTTGCTCTTTCTAAAAAGCATATTTCCAAAGGAAAACTCTTGTCCAACTTCATTTTATGATGCTCGAAAAGTGATTCGAGATTTGGGATTAGATTACGAGAAGATAGATGCTTGTGTGAATGATTGCATTTTGTTTCGGGGGCAAGCATACGCTGGTCTTGATGAATGTCCAAAGTGTAAGCAATCTAGATGGGTGAAGGGGAGGGGGAATGAAAAGGATAACCTTCGGAAGAAGGTACCCCAGAAGACACTAAGATACTTTCCGTTAAAACCTAGGCTTCAAAGGATCTTCATGTGTGAAGAACAGCGTGAGCAATAA
- the LOC110272996 gene encoding uncharacterized protein LOC110272996 has protein sequence MTADDAMQLDALIQGALYSFISLTVARELGLDFSELNFDLIVHIPASQNALTSLASLQVPFTIRNMTFIHDLICLPLCGLEIILGLDWLSKYHVFLDFYERTAVIPSDSLDIKPFLSHTLYLNSVRVTLDGSDCEGYVLLAASSNDSELNLERILVVKEFPNVFPDDIPEFPPEREIEFRIELVPGIGPIFIALYQMSPLELADLRKQLDELLGKKFIHPSASPWGAPVLLVKKKDGGMRLCIDY, from the exons ATGACTGCTGATGATGCTATGCAATTAGACGCCCTAATCCAAG GTGCATTgtattcctttatttctttaactGTTGCTCGTGAGTTGGGActagatttttctgagttgaaCTTTGATCTAATTGTCCATATACCTGCATCCCAAAATGCTTTGACCAGTTTAGCGAGCCTGCAAGTACCATTCACTATTAGGAACATGACTTTTATACATGATCTAATCTGTTTGCCTCTATGtggtttagaaattattttaggattagattgGTTATCTAAGTATCATGTTTTCCTTGATTTCTATGAGAGAACTGCTGTTATTCCATCTGATAGTTTAGATATTAAACCATTTTTATCTCATACTTTATATCTGAATTCCGTAAGAGTTACCTTAGACGGGAGTGATTGTGAGGGGTACGTTCTGTTAGCGGCTAGCTCGAATGACAGTGAACTCAATTTAGAACGAATCCTAGTGGTGAAGGAATTTCCTAATGTTTTCCCGGACGACATACCTGAGTTTCCTCCTGAGCGAGAGATAGAATTTAGAATTGAACTAGTACCTGGAATCGGACCGATTTTCATAGCACTGTACCAGATGTCACCACTGGAACTTGCAGATTTGAGGAAGCAGTTGGATGAGCTACTTGGAAAGAAATTTATTCATCCCAGTGCATCACCTTGGGGAGCTCCAGTATTGctagtaaagaagaaggatggtggGATGAGACTTTGCATAGATTACTGA